A part of Paenarthrobacter sp. A20 genomic DNA contains:
- the greA gene encoding transcription elongation factor GreA — MSTTNSATAAWLTQEAFDRLQAELDHLSGAGRAEIVQKIEAARQEGDLKENGGYHAAKEEQGKIEARIRQLTALLRDAQVGEAPADDGIVEPGMLVVARIAGDEETFLLGSREIAGDSDLDVFSEKSPLGAAIIGHKEGDSLSYVAPNGKEIPVEIVSAKPYVA, encoded by the coding sequence GTGTCTACCACCAATAGCGCCACTGCGGCTTGGCTTACCCAGGAAGCTTTCGATCGCTTGCAGGCTGAGCTGGACCACCTTTCCGGCGCTGGCCGGGCGGAAATCGTCCAGAAGATCGAAGCTGCCCGCCAGGAAGGCGACCTCAAGGAAAACGGCGGCTACCACGCAGCCAAGGAAGAGCAGGGCAAGATCGAGGCCCGCATCCGCCAGCTCACCGCACTCCTGCGCGATGCCCAGGTTGGCGAAGCCCCGGCTGATGACGGAATCGTTGAGCCGGGCATGCTGGTTGTTGCCCGCATCGCCGGCGACGAAGAGACGTTCCTCCTCGGCTCCCGCGAAATCGCCGGGGACTCGGATCTGGATGTCTTCAGCGAGAAGTCCCCCCTGGGTGCCGCCATCATCGGCCACAAGGAAGGCGACAGCCTGAGCTACGTCGCTCCCAACGGCAAGGAAATCCCGGTGGAGATCGTTTCCGCCAAGCCTTACGTCGCCTAA
- a CDS encoding DUF4307 domain-containing protein, whose amino-acid sequence MTSEDLSATQVPASTSLANRYGGQKRAMARKTKRNIVIVALVIGIVFAAWVATSSAQAPVTFKDIGYSTVDGTQAEVDYQVTKYPGATAKCAIKAIDSKFAVVGWKVVEIGPNQPEESADGGSTTVQRTVLRTESPAVSGVVDSCWIVDSGK is encoded by the coding sequence GTGACTTCAGAGGACCTATCGGCCACCCAAGTACCGGCAAGCACCAGCCTAGCCAATCGCTACGGCGGTCAAAAGCGCGCCATGGCCCGCAAAACCAAGCGGAACATCGTCATCGTCGCACTGGTCATAGGGATTGTGTTCGCGGCATGGGTCGCAACGTCGTCGGCTCAGGCGCCAGTTACGTTCAAGGACATTGGCTACAGCACGGTGGATGGCACCCAGGCCGAAGTGGATTACCAAGTCACCAAGTACCCCGGAGCCACCGCGAAATGCGCCATCAAGGCCATTGACTCCAAGTTCGCGGTGGTCGGCTGGAAGGTTGTGGAAATCGGGCCCAACCAGCCCGAAGAGAGTGCCGACGGCGGCAGCACCACCGTCCAACGCACTGTCCTGCGTACCGAGTCCCCGGCCGTCTCCGGCGTCGTGGACAGCTGCTGGATCGTAGACAGCGGTAAATAA